The sequence CTGTCTTCGTTAATGCCGTCAGAAACCTCTAGCCAGATTTCCAATGCCACCAATGGTATTGAGCCGCCACGTGGTTTAGTCACCATCAAGCAATCAAAAGACGGCATTCTCAAGCAAGTGGTGCCCGGCTACGACGAATTGAAAGATAAATACGAATTGCTCTGGAGCATGCCCAACAACGAAGGCTATTTACACTTGGTTGGCATTATGCAGAAATTCGTTGACCAAGCCATTTCCGCCAACACCAACTATGACCCACAGCGCTTTGAAGGTGGCCGTGTACCCATGCAGCAGTTGTTAAAAGACTTGCTGACAGCCTACAAATTTGGTTTGAAAACACTGTACTACCAAAACACGCGTGATGGCGCTGATGATAGCCAAAGCGATATGGAAGATGACTGCGCTGGTGGCGCCTGTAAGATTTAAGGGTGAATGATTATGAAATACAGTACTTTTTCACTGAAGGATAACGATCAACTCAAAGAACCCATGTTCTTTGGGCAGCCAGTTAACGTGGCGCGTTATGACCAGCAAAAATATCCGATTTTTGAGAAGCTGATTGAAAAACAGCTGTCGTTTTTTTGGCGCCCAGAAGAAGTGGACGTGTCTCAAGACCGCACTGATTACCGTAATTTGCCCGAGCATGAACAACACATTTTCATCAGCAATCTCAAGTATCAAACGTTACTGGATTCGATCCAGGGCCGCAGCCCTAACGTTGCTTTTTTGCCGCTGGTGTCGATCCCGGAGCTTGAGACTTGGATTGAAACCTGGTCATTCTCAGAAACCATTCACTCGCGCTCCTACACCCATATTATTCGTAATATTGTTAATGATCCGTCTGTGGTGTTTGACGACATTATGCGCAACCAGCACATCATCGAACGGGCCGGTGATATTTCTAAGTATTACGACGACTTGATTCACTACAGCATGCTGTATAACAAGTGTGGCGCGGGCACCCATACCTTGAATGGCAAAACTCATGAAGTGAATTTATTTGAGCTCAAGCGCAAGTTGTACCTGTGCATGATGAGCGTGAACGTCCTCGAAGCGATTCGTTTCTATGTCAGCTTTGCCTGCTCCTTCGCCTTTGCTGAACGCCGTTTGATGGAAGGCAACGCAAAAATTATTCGCCTGATCGCCCGTGATGAAGCGCTGCACCTCACCGGTACTCAGCACATCATTAACATCATGCAAGATGGTCACGATGATCCGGAAATGGCTGAAGTAGCGCGTTCTTGCCATGCAGAAAGTGTTGAGATCTTTAAGCATGCTGCCCAGCAAGAAAAAGAATGGGCTAAGTACTTATTCAAAGACGGTTCAATGATTGGTCTGAACTTAGATATTCTCAACCAATACATTGAATACATCACCAACTTGCGCATGCACGCAGTGGGCTTAGAGCCAGCCTTTAGTAACGCTTCACACAACCCCATCCCATGGATCAATGCCTGGTTGGTGTCAGATAACGTGCAGGTTGCTCCGCAAGAAGTTGAAGTCAGCTCCTATTTGGTTGGCCAAATCAACTCTGCAGTTTCAGCGGAAGACTTAGGCGACTTCGAGCTTTAAGTGAACAAAGTCATGCAAGTCATTACTGAAGATCTGA comes from Pseudomonas sp. C27(2019) and encodes:
- the nrdB gene encoding class Ia ribonucleoside-diphosphate reductase subunit beta, whose protein sequence is MIMKYSTFSLKDNDQLKEPMFFGQPVNVARYDQQKYPIFEKLIEKQLSFFWRPEEVDVSQDRTDYRNLPEHEQHIFISNLKYQTLLDSIQGRSPNVAFLPLVSIPELETWIETWSFSETIHSRSYTHIIRNIVNDPSVVFDDIMRNQHIIERAGDISKYYDDLIHYSMLYNKCGAGTHTLNGKTHEVNLFELKRKLYLCMMSVNVLEAIRFYVSFACSFAFAERRLMEGNAKIIRLIARDEALHLTGTQHIINIMQDGHDDPEMAEVARSCHAESVEIFKHAAQQEKEWAKYLFKDGSMIGLNLDILNQYIEYITNLRMHAVGLEPAFSNASHNPIPWINAWLVSDNVQVAPQEVEVSSYLVGQINSAVSAEDLGDFEL